The Maledivibacter sp. genome includes a region encoding these proteins:
- a CDS encoding NEAT domain-containing protein, whose protein sequence is MKRLYGKVLSVFLVFAMLLTLIVPITVYAEEPQLPDKVALSKVFGREIGEMQVTVEDSVYCVQTSISVESGMDSVSLSDFEKKDKDAELSFYGTDLSGEPLANGESVELGVDEDTTVYVKVVASDDFVSSEYTITISRAEGENDNENSKDVPDVVESENEDEKKPTVDSLSDEAEGETEDENSKGVPDVVESENQDERKPAVDSSSNKAKGEKNDENPNNIPGEVKLKTVLGEIPTIKNVEKSGIMSKVEASLSVESDKNSISVNDIIKENQNATLVFHGTSTGSEAVEEAKLEAGKTTMIYINVNYNVGQVFLMARYEIAVTRELIPREVKLKTVLGEIPTIKNVEKSGIMSKVEASLSVESDKNSISVNDIIKENQNATLVFHGTSTGSEAVEEAELEAGKTTMIYINVNYNVGQVFLMARYEIAITRAGSENGDENSNNITDKVELDTVLGKMPIIDKDNLIYDESNKIYTIAASLSVGSEINSVSSTDVAGLDQNATITFYGTDSSWQTTTEAAVNLAAGMATTVYVKVTAGDESVSSKYTVTITKANTGSVEITEFETIKIYGGTMSDIVYNDIDDVVNYLNDNYSHIMIRGTGDSIPVNSWVNKGEYTPDTEGNYTFVATLGTVPEGYTLGEGVTATAVVSIFDENKSAGVVDSVLQKKLCTVLGVSEDHDITVADMMGLTDTLDLKKNSRDDIQDYSGLRHAQNITGLDLSRNKLSGSASADKVSDLSYLSNLELLNLRSVEMGVHLPDIGGLKNLKELNLGSNKLTFLPNMTNMTGLEILDVRYNSQEGIPLKNISQIKELVKLKSLNISSCNLDLLPNLSKLADLEYLNARSNSLTTLDNSGIEKLSSLTQFIADKNKLKDIDLSEYKLTNLNYLSLNENELTSLAVKDLPELTELNVRANALGDENGHITLQGLPKLTKLNLASNGFKAMPDISSLTELTTIDISSNKLTDITGNLSSLTKVTEFNANYNEITSISNICDMTALAKIQVEDNNLQVLPDGINNITGLNQLNLNKNKLSHLPKDLSGLKNLKILKLSNNSFETGPDSFGHLTGLTALYLDQNNLKTLPSSMGNLKKLQTMDISYNKFSEFPDCISKLTALTEIDLGNNTLADLDVDSENNEVNLSKLDNLTCVKLNYNRISKLPKCMKALSNLNQLEMKSNYIAEIPKNYLSDMDQLDCFLIECNYIDFINDKDSKDEIQAFLNEGHNASNYNQQRKQFATLMTLDTSVETIKLKDTGAVSYSCTLKAPVGTTSITITPIGARSETEITMGDMKIKSGETLTVDGLTSGSNEIILVATNKIDNSTVNYKIIIVVEEEGSGEIDPDNLPDGKYIIDVDAMKEDDNSYSMTNQFITEVAKLKVENGDITATMVWHGTGEIKMSWIEGMWYRNKDGEYVTLISDDGNPNTHGVTYTDNAVLDVKNDALTITLPVESITKDTYMKVYVPKGMGEDRPVLRIVFNLATLVAEGGPDPSNPPVVEVIAQQGLAEITRDTIKDIEDKKQNVGLKFDDVSVNIPAKYIENYFKKDITETANLEFKKEETFNKTQLGILRIMYGKNILVDAKNLNLNLVTGETPDPITNLGGNIKVVITLTDEEIKDIENADNMKLCYYNPLTGKLEDINDSVFFNLEEKTVTFYTNHLSTYVVVNATEEVNNPGGGSGNTPESPTNNHGMNDGTYSIKVYALKESSNSASMANQFFTERAEISVDGDEIEVTVAMYGTASSPQSDDGIHMSCVDKVQYKDKSGEWTAPTTKLDKDEDSLRLNFVVHSINKPVYIRVLVPDYMGPNYKIFRLIFNKDSLKNEHVDFGSWVEVKKAEDFVITASAGDGGKISPKGDNTVDKKKNIVFTITPNEGHKIKDVLVDGKSVGEVSTYTFERVQNDHTIHATFEKNNVEEELTFIDIGDHWAKEYIKIVAKKGIFTGTGDGQFRPNDVVTRGMLVTVLGRLYGADIEEDSDSEFSDVDGDSYYSGYIAWAADNKIVNGVGENKFAPDRAVSREEVAVIFARYAEFAGIKLLQEEETESQSQSQGLKNGEYKISAKALMETKNSESMSNQFINEPASLNVKGGKMNVQMIWKGTKYITMDMIEELKYLNSNGEFVEVDRTFDKESNTLTIKFEVEDLEEATMMQVYVPKGMPGMRPKFRLVLDKSSIKKVSTSHVESSFTDIDKISSWAKVSVEKVKNAGIMQGKNNNMFDPNSTAKRAEIAKILVQLINQGEN, encoded by the coding sequence ATGAAAAGACTTTATGGAAAAGTTCTAAGTGTTTTTCTGGTATTTGCTATGCTATTAACGTTAATAGTACCAATAACTGTTTATGCTGAAGAGCCGCAGCTTCCTGATAAAGTTGCGCTTTCGAAAGTTTTTGGAAGAGAGATTGGTGAGATGCAAGTAACTGTAGAAGATTCTGTTTATTGCGTCCAAACATCAATATCCGTAGAATCTGGAATGGATTCTGTATCATTAAGCGATTTTGAGAAAAAGGATAAGGATGCCGAATTGAGCTTTTACGGAACAGACTTAAGTGGAGAGCCTCTAGCAAACGGTGAATCTGTAGAACTGGGGGTAGATGAAGATACAACGGTTTATGTAAAAGTTGTAGCAAGTGATGATTTTGTCTCGAGCGAATATACAATTACCATTAGCAGGGCTGAAGGTGAAAATGATAATGAAAACTCAAAGGATGTTCCTGATGTAGTAGAGTCAGAGAATGAAGATGAAAAAAAACCTACTGTAGATAGTTTGTCTGACGAGGCTGAAGGTGAAACTGAAGATGAAAATTCAAAGGGTGTTCCTGATGTAGTAGAGTCGGAAAATCAAGATGAAAGAAAACCTGCTGTAGATAGTTCCTCTAACAAGGCTAAAGGTGAAAAAAATGATGAAAATCCAAATAATATTCCTGGTGAAGTGAAGCTAAAGACGGTGTTAGGAGAAATTCCTACTATAAAGAATGTTGAAAAATCGGGGATAATGAGCAAAGTTGAAGCATCATTATCGGTAGAAAGCGATAAAAACTCGATTTCGGTAAATGATATTATCAAGGAAAATCAAAATGCGACCCTTGTTTTTCACGGTACATCAACAGGAAGTGAAGCAGTGGAAGAAGCAAAACTTGAAGCCGGTAAAACCACAATGATTTATATAAATGTTAATTATAATGTTGGTCAAGTATTTTTGATGGCTCGATATGAAATTGCCGTTACTAGAGAACTTATTCCTAGAGAAGTGAAGCTAAAGACAGTATTAGGAGAAATTCCTACTATAAAGAATGTTGAAAAATCGGGGATAATGAGCAAAGTTGAAGCATCATTATCGGTAGAAAGCGATAAAAACTCGATTTCGGTAAATGATATTATCAAGGAAAATCAAAATGCCACCCTTGTTTTTCACGGTACATCAACAGGAAGTGAAGCAGTGGAAGAAGCAGAACTTGAAGCCGGTAAAACCACAATGATTTATATAAATGTTAATTATAATGTTGGTCAAGTATTTTTGATGGCTCGATATGAAATTGCAATCACTAGAGCTGGGTCAGAAAATGGTGATGAAAATTCAAACAATATTACTGATAAAGTTGAACTTGATACGGTACTGGGGAAAATGCCTATTATAGATAAAGATAATTTGATATATGATGAATCAAATAAAATATATACAATTGCTGCATCATTATCAGTAGGTAGTGAAATTAATTCGGTTTCTTCAACTGACGTTGCTGGATTGGATCAAAATGCTACTATTACCTTTTACGGTACAGACTCATCTTGGCAAACAACAACGGAAGCGGCAGTAAACCTTGCAGCAGGTATGGCTACAACCGTGTATGTAAAAGTTACAGCGGGTGATGAATCTGTATCAAGTAAGTATACAGTTACTATTACCAAGGCTAATACTGGATCGGTTGAAATCACTGAATTTGAAACGATAAAAATATACGGCGGCACCATGAGCGATATAGTTTATAACGATATTGATGATGTAGTCAACTATCTTAATGATAATTATTCCCATATTATGATTCGCGGCACTGGCGATTCTATTCCAGTTAATAGCTGGGTAAATAAGGGGGAATATACTCCGGATACCGAAGGAAATTATACATTCGTCGCTACATTAGGGACTGTTCCTGAGGGATATACCCTTGGTGAAGGTGTAACAGCAACTGCTGTGGTTTCTATCTTTGATGAGAACAAATCGGCAGGCGTTGTGGATTCTGTTTTACAGAAAAAGCTGTGTACTGTTTTAGGCGTTAGTGAGGATCATGACATTACCGTAGCCGACATGATGGGACTGACCGATACTCTGGATTTGAAAAAAAATAGCAGGGATGACATCCAAGATTATTCAGGTCTACGCCATGCTCAAAATATTACTGGTCTAGATCTAAGTAGGAATAAGCTGTCGGGTAGTGCATCTGCTGATAAGGTATCTGACCTAAGCTATCTTAGCAATCTTGAATTATTAAATCTAAGAAGTGTTGAAATGGGAGTGCATTTACCCGATATAGGGGGATTGAAGAATCTTAAGGAATTGAATCTTGGGAGCAACAAATTGACGTTTCTTCCGAATATGACAAACATGACTGGACTTGAGATTCTTGATGTGAGATATAATTCCCAGGAAGGTATTCCTCTAAAAAATATTTCACAAATCAAAGAACTAGTGAAATTGAAAAGTCTAAATATAAGTTCATGCAATTTAGATTTGCTGCCTAATTTAAGTAAACTTGCAGACCTTGAATATTTGAATGCAAGAAGCAATAGTCTTACAACTTTGGATAATAGTGGTATTGAAAAGTTGTCTTCCTTGACCCAGTTTATCGCGGACAAAAATAAATTGAAGGATATTGATCTAAGTGAATACAAGTTGACGAATCTGAACTATCTATCTCTAAACGAGAATGAATTAACTTCCCTTGCGGTTAAAGATTTGCCAGAATTGACAGAGCTTAATGTAAGAGCCAATGCTCTTGGTGATGAAAACGGCCATATAACTTTGCAAGGATTGCCCAAGCTTACTAAGCTTAATCTTGCTTCAAATGGCTTTAAAGCCATGCCTGATATCAGTTCTTTAACTGAGTTGACAACGATTGATATTAGCTCAAATAAGCTTACGGATATCACAGGAAATTTAAGTTCGCTTACTAAGGTAACGGAATTCAATGCTAATTATAATGAAATAACTAGTATTTCAAATATATGTGACATGACTGCATTGGCTAAAATTCAAGTGGAAGATAATAATTTACAGGTATTGCCAGATGGCATCAATAACATAACGGGTTTGAACCAACTAAACCTCAATAAAAATAAACTTTCCCACTTACCAAAGGATTTAAGCGGTCTCAAAAATCTGAAAATATTGAAGCTTAGTAACAACAGCTTTGAGACAGGACCTGATAGTTTTGGACACCTGACAGGGTTGACGGCATTGTATTTAGATCAAAACAATTTAAAAACATTGCCTTCGTCCATGGGTAATCTTAAAAAATTACAGACTATGGATATTTCTTATAACAAATTTTCGGAGTTTCCTGACTGTATATCAAAATTGACGGCTTTAACGGAAATTGATTTAGGAAACAATACATTGGCTGATTTAGATGTTGATTCAGAGAACAATGAGGTTAATTTGAGCAAGCTTGACAATTTAACCTGTGTAAAGCTTAACTATAATCGTATTAGTAAATTACCGAAATGCATGAAGGCTTTATCGAATCTCAATCAACTAGAAATGAAGTCTAATTATATAGCTGAGATACCCAAAAACTATTTGAGCGATATGGACCAACTGGATTGTTTCTTAATCGAATGTAACTATATTGATTTTATCAATGATAAAGATTCAAAAGATGAAATACAAGCTTTTTTGAATGAAGGACATAATGCATCGAACTATAATCAACAAAGAAAGCAATTTGCTACACTTATGACTTTAGATACCAGCGTGGAAACAATTAAATTGAAAGATACCGGAGCGGTATCATACAGTTGTACATTAAAAGCCCCCGTTGGTACCACTTCTATTACCATTACACCTATTGGGGCACGAAGTGAAACTGAAATAACCATGGGAGATATGAAAATAAAAAGTGGAGAGACCTTGACAGTCGATGGTTTAACATCAGGTTCAAATGAGATTATCCTAGTTGCCACCAATAAGATTGATAACAGCACAGTTAATTACAAAATTATAATAGTAGTGGAAGAGGAAGGTTCTGGAGAAATTGATCCAGATAATCTCCCAGACGGTAAATATATTATTGATGTTGATGCAATGAAAGAAGATGATAACTCATACTCCATGACCAACCAGTTTATTACCGAAGTAGCCAAACTTAAGGTTGAAAACGGAGATATTACTGCTACCATGGTGTGGCACGGTACTGGTGAGATAAAAATGTCATGGATAGAGGGCATGTGGTATAGAAACAAAGATGGAGAGTATGTGACACTAATAAGTGACGATGGTAATCCTAATACCCATGGGGTTACTTATACTGACAACGCCGTTCTTGATGTGAAAAATGATGCATTAACAATCACTCTTCCTGTGGAAAGTATTACAAAGGATACATACATGAAGGTCTATGTTCCAAAGGGAATGGGCGAAGACAGACCTGTATTAAGGATAGTATTCAATCTGGCCACCTTGGTTGCTGAGGGTGGGCCGGATCCAAGTAATCCACCAGTTGTGGAAGTAATAGCCCAACAAGGATTGGCTGAGATCACCAGAGATACCATTAAGGATATTGAGGATAAAAAGCAAAATGTAGGGTTGAAATTTGATGATGTGAGTGTGAATATTCCAGCTAAGTATATAGAGAACTATTTCAAAAAAGACATAACTGAAACAGCAAACTTAGAATTTAAAAAGGAAGAAACTTTTAACAAAACACAGTTGGGTATTTTGCGGATAATGTATGGTAAAAATATCCTTGTAGATGCTAAAAATTTGAACCTTAATTTAGTGACTGGTGAAACTCCCGATCCTATAACTAACCTAGGAGGAAATATAAAGGTTGTTATTACCTTGACTGATGAGGAAATTAAGGATATTGAAAATGCCGACAACATGAAGCTGTGTTACTACAATCCTTTGACTGGTAAGCTTGAGGATATAAATGATTCTGTTTTCTTTAACTTAGAGGAAAAGACTGTAACCTTTTATACTAACCACCTTAGTACCTATGTAGTAGTCAATGCAACGGAAGAAGTTAATAATCCTGGCGGAGGGTCAGGAAACACTCCAGAATCACCTACGAATAACCATGGTATGAATGACGGTACATACAGCATAAAAGTATATGCATTGAAGGAAAGCTCCAACAGTGCATCCATGGCAAACCAGTTCTTTACAGAACGGGCGGAGATAAGTGTAGATGGTGATGAGATAGAGGTAACAGTTGCAATGTACGGTACTGCAAGCAGTCCACAAAGTGATGATGGTATACATATGAGCTGTGTTGATAAAGTCCAATATAAAGATAAAAGTGGAGAATGGACAGCTCCTACAACTAAGCTGGATAAAGATGAAGACAGCTTGAGACTTAACTTTGTTGTTCATTCCATCAACAAACCTGTGTATATAAGAGTGTTGGTGCCAGATTATATGGGTCCTAACTATAAGATATTCCGTTTAATATTCAATAAAGACTCCCTGAAAAACGAACATGTTGATTTTGGAAGTTGGGTAGAGGTAAAGAAAGCTGAAGATTTTGTAATTACGGCCAGCGCGGGAGATGGTGGTAAAATAAGTCCAAAGGGAGATAATACCGTTGATAAGAAAAAAAATATCGTCTTTACCATTACGCCAAATGAAGGCCATAAAATAAAGGATGTATTGGTGGATGGTAAATCAGTGGGAGAAGTAAGTACCTACACCTTTGAGCGTGTACAGAATGATCACACTATACATGCCACCTTTGAGAAAAACAATGTAGAGGAAGAACTGACATTTATAGATATAGGGGATCATTGGGCAAAAGAGTATATAAAGATTGTTGCCAAAAAGGGTATATTCACGGGAACTGGCGATGGTCAGTTTAGACCCAATGATGTCGTAACCAGAGGAATGCTTGTAACTGTTCTAGGCAGACTTTATGGTGCAGATATAGAAGAAGATTCGGATTCCGAGTTCTCTGATGTGGATGGGGATAGCTATTACTCAGGATACATAGCATGGGCAGCCGACAATAAAATTGTGAATGGTGTAGGTGAAAATAAATTTGCGCCAGACAGAGCCGTTAGCCGTGAAGAAGTAGCGGTTATATTTGCAAGATATGCAGAATTTGCTGGTATTAAGTTATTACAAGAAGAGGAAACAGAATCACAATCCCAATCACAAGGACTAAAAAATGGTGAATATAAAATAAGTGCAAAGGCACTAATGGAAACCAAAAATTCAGAATCCATGAGTAATCAATTTATAAATGAACCTGCTTCCTTAAATGTAAAGGGTGGAAAGATGAATGTACAGATGATATGGAAGGGTACTAAATATATAACAATGGATATGATTGAAGAATTAAAGTACTTGAATAGTAATGGTGAATTTGTGGAAGTAGATAGAACCTTTGATAAAGAAAGCAATACACTGACCATAAAATTTGAGGTAGAGGATTTAGAGGAGGCAACTATGATGCAGGTATATGTTCCAAAGGGAATGCCTGGAATGCGTCCTAAATTCAGACTTGTGCTTGACAAAAGCTCAATTAAAAAGGTTTCCACCTCACATGTTGAAAGTTCCTTTACTGACATAGATAAGATTAGCTCTTGGGCAAAAGTAAGCGTTGAAAAAGTTAAAAATGCAGGAATAATGCAAGGGAAAAACAATAATATGTTTGATCCAAATAGTACTGCAAAAAGAGCTGAAATTGCCAAGATTCTTGTACAATTAATCAATCAAGGAGAAAATTAA
- the isdE gene encoding heme ABC transporter substrate-binding protein IsdE, with translation MKKMITILLCISMILSFCSCTVRPTSKVMSDEEIRLISTSVALCYILDELELDLVGVPQSSFELPHRYDDITRVGLPMTPDLEIIKTLRPTEILSPNSLQYDLKPQYESVKIPSTFVNLMSVEGMFKSIQQLGEKYDRKEKAEVLINDHNSFMEEYNKKTGGRKKPRVLILMGLPGAYMVTTEKAYVGNLVKLAGGENVFGSDEGAFLNVNTESILATDPDIILRCAHGLPEEAKKMFAKEFKENDIWKHFRAVQEGKVYDLDYNVFNMSASLRYKDGLNKLQKLLFE, from the coding sequence ATGAAAAAAATGATTACAATTTTATTATGTATATCTATGATTTTATCTTTTTGTAGCTGCACGGTGAGACCCACAAGTAAAGTGATGTCCGATGAAGAAATTAGACTTATATCTACATCTGTGGCTTTGTGTTATATACTTGATGAATTAGAATTGGATTTAGTAGGTGTTCCCCAGAGTTCATTTGAATTGCCCCACAGGTATGATGATATCACAAGGGTAGGGCTTCCTATGACACCGGATTTAGAAATTATAAAAACCTTAAGACCTACGGAAATTTTAAGCCCAAATTCTCTCCAATATGATTTAAAGCCCCAGTATGAGAGTGTTAAAATACCATCTACCTTCGTAAATCTCATGAGTGTTGAAGGAATGTTCAAAAGTATTCAGCAGCTTGGGGAAAAATATGATAGAAAAGAGAAGGCAGAAGTTTTAATCAATGATCATAATTCTTTTATGGAGGAATATAATAAGAAAACTGGGGGGAGAAAAAAACCTAGAGTCCTAATTTTAATGGGGCTACCCGGTGCATATATGGTTACTACGGAAAAAGCATATGTTGGTAATCTTGTGAAGCTAGCAGGAGGAGAAAATGTATTTGGTAGTGATGAGGGAGCTTTTTTAAACGTAAATACGGAATCAATTTTAGCTACTGATCCGGATATTATATTAAGATGTGCCCATGGACTACCTGAGGAAGCTAAGAAGATGTTTGCCAAGGAGTTTAAGGAAAATGATATATGGAAGCATTTCAGAGCAGTACAAGAAGGAAAGGTATACGACCTCGACTATAATGTTTTTAATATGAGCGCAAGTTTGAGATATAAGGATGGTCTAAATAAATTACAGAAGTTATTATTTGAATAG
- a CDS encoding iron ABC transporter permease, producing the protein MKNKLVILIILAIMVLGLFFVSINLGSIKVSFPELLKGLFVEYNENVSVIYDLRFPRIIIALLSGAALAVSGVLFQAVMKNPLADPSIIGISAGANFMAVLVMIFFPVLYFFTPIFAFLGGIISCVLVYTLSWKSGLSPLRLILIGVAVNAVFIGLIEALNYITGGKQSGVASIINANISMKTWDDVNTLVWYVIVGLIAAVLVAGKCNLLCLEEKTVRNLGVNVNAIRLIVSCIAVLLASISTAVAGTISFVGLIVPHIARILVGSNHKILIPFTILLGSFTVLFADTVGRVIAYPYEIPPAVVMNVLGGPFFIFLLIRSEKTYGN; encoded by the coding sequence ATGAAAAATAAATTAGTAATTTTGATTATATTGGCAATAATGGTCTTAGGACTGTTTTTTGTATCTATAAATTTAGGGAGTATAAAAGTTTCTTTTCCCGAGCTTTTAAAGGGATTGTTTGTTGAATACAATGAAAATGTTTCAGTTATTTATGATTTGCGTTTCCCAAGGATAATTATAGCATTATTGTCAGGAGCGGCTTTAGCAGTTTCAGGGGTGTTATTTCAGGCTGTTATGAAAAATCCCTTGGCAGATCCAAGCATTATAGGAATCTCAGCGGGTGCAAATTTTATGGCGGTATTGGTCATGATATTTTTTCCTGTTTTGTATTTCTTTACTCCTATTTTTGCATTCTTGGGAGGAATAATTTCCTGTGTGCTTGTATATACCCTTTCATGGAAATCGGGTCTCAGTCCTCTGCGTCTTATTCTTATAGGGGTTGCAGTAAATGCTGTATTTATAGGGCTTATAGAAGCGTTAAATTATATTACTGGAGGGAAACAAAGTGGAGTTGCTTCTATTATAAATGCGAATATTTCTATGAAAACATGGGATGATGTAAATACTCTGGTATGGTATGTAATAGTTGGTTTGATAGCTGCTGTTCTTGTGGCAGGAAAATGTAATTTACTATGTCTAGAAGAAAAAACAGTAAGAAATTTAGGTGTAAATGTAAATGCCATTCGTTTAATAGTTTCTTGTATAGCTGTTCTACTAGCCAGCATTTCCACAGCAGTTGCAGGCACAATCAGCTTTGTCGGGCTTATAGTTCCACATATAGCAAGAATTCTAGTTGGGTCAAACCATAAAATACTTATACCATTTACCATCTTGCTTGGGAGCTTTACAGTTCTATTTGCCGATACAGTGGGTCGGGTTATTGCTTATCCCTATGAAATACCTCCAGCAGTTGTTATGAATGTTTTAGGTGGCCCCTTCTTTATATTTCTTCTTATAAGGAGTGAGAAAACCTATGGAAATTAG
- a CDS encoding ABC transporter ATP-binding protein, producing MEIRELSFQYGKKDVLQSVSAHIERRKITTIIGPNGCGKSTLLNLMTKNLRPLNGSVFLEDKNIQKIGLKDFARKVAIVHQYNNAPKDITVRNLVSYGRTPYITFYRKKTREDEEIIDWAMNITNVYQFKDKAISTLSGGQRQRAWIAMALAQKTEILFLDEPTTHLDIRYQLQIMNLIKNLNKDFNMTIVMVLHDISQAIFYSDMIIGLKDGKVVINGEPKKVINKSTLNKIFNVDLKIMEENSMKYVLTVSDNI from the coding sequence ATGGAAATTAGAGAATTATCATTCCAATATGGGAAAAAAGATGTTCTACAGTCCGTATCTGCCCATATAGAGAGAAGAAAAATTACTACTATAATAGGGCCTAACGGCTGTGGCAAATCTACATTGCTCAATTTAATGACAAAGAATCTTAGGCCCTTGAATGGCAGTGTTTTTCTTGAGGATAAAAATATACAAAAAATAGGGCTTAAAGACTTTGCTAGAAAAGTAGCTATTGTCCATCAGTACAATAATGCTCCTAAGGATATCACAGTTAGGAATTTAGTAAGCTATGGAAGAACTCCATATATCACATTTTATAGAAAAAAAACTAGGGAAGATGAGGAAATCATTGACTGGGCCATGAATATAACAAATGTTTATCAATTCAAGGATAAAGCTATTTCTACACTTTCAGGAGGTCAGCGTCAGCGTGCATGGATTGCAATGGCCTTGGCACAGAAAACGGAAATTTTATTTTTAGATGAACCCACAACCCATTTAGATATTCGATATCAGCTCCAGATAATGAATCTAATAAAAAATTTGAATAAAGATTTTAATATGACAATAGTAATGGTACTCCATGACATCAGTCAAGCAATATTTTATAGTGATATGATTATAGGTTTAAAAGACGGGAAGGTAGTAATAAACGGAGAGCCAAAAAAAGTTATTAACAAATCTACATTAAATAAAATATTCAATGTAGATTTAAAAATTATGGAAGAAAATAGCATGAAATATGTATTAACTGTATCGGATAATATATAA